A stretch of Chanodichthys erythropterus isolate Z2021 chromosome 20, ASM2448905v1, whole genome shotgun sequence DNA encodes these proteins:
- the adrm1 gene encoding proteasomal ubiquitin receptor ADRM1 isoform X1 → MSSGALFPSLVSGSRSSSSKYLVEFRAGKMTLKGSTVTPDKRKGSVYIQQTDDSLIHFCWKDRTSGNVEDDLIIFPDDCEFKRVSQCTTGRVYVLKFKAGSKRLFFWMQEPKTDKDEEYCRKVNEYLNNPPMPGALGSGGGGGHELSALGGEGGLQSLLGNMSHNQLMQLIGPTGLGGLGALAGPGLASLLGSGGPATSSSTSSSRSQSAAATPSSGSTARLSSTQAPTTPVTPAATSTGSPTVTPTTPAAQTPSIPAGPPSSTQPIQLSDLQSILATMNVPAMAAEGPGVDLASVLTPDVMAPILANPEVQQRLLPYLPSGESLPQSADEIQNTLTSPQFQQAMSMFSSALASGQLGPLMNQFGLPSEAVDAANKGDVEAFAKAMEGSDTKTDDGDSKDKKDDDEDMSLD, encoded by the exons ATGTCCTCTGGAGCTCTGTTCCCCAGCCTGGTGTCCGGCTCCCGCAGCTCGTCCAGTAAGTATCTGGTGGAGTTCAGGGCAGGTAAGATGACCCTGAAGGGCAGCACCGTGACCCCGGACAAGCGCAAGGGCTCCGTCTACATCCAGCAGACTGACGACTCGCTCATCCACTTCTGCTGGAAGGACAGGACCTCTGGGAATGTGGAGGAT GATCTGATCATATTCCCGGATGACTGTGAGTTCAAGCGGGTCAGTCAGTGCACTACAGGACGAGTGTATGTGCTGAAGTTCAAGGCCGGCTCTAAAAGGCTGTTCTTCTGGATGCAG GAGCCCAAAACAGATAAAGATGAGGAGTACTGTCGCAAAGTCAACGAGTACCTGAACAACCCGCCCATGCCAGGTGCTCTGGGCAGCGGAGGAGGCGGCGGTCATGAACTCTCTGCACTTGGTG GAGAAGGTGGCTTGCAGAGCCTCCTGGGTAATATGAGCCACAACCAACTCATGCAGCTGATTGGACCAACAGGTCTGGGTGGACTtg GCGCTCTAGCTGGTCCAGGTCTGGCCAGTTTGTTGGGCAGTGGAGGTCCTGCTACCAGCAGCTCAACCTCTAG CTCCCGCAGCCAATCGGCAGCAGCCACTCCCTCCTCTGGATCCACCGCGCGCCTTAGCTCCACCCAGGCACCCACCACGCCCGTAACCCCTGCTGCTACCTCCACCGGCTCGCCCACGGTGACCCCCACCACCCCTGCAGCCCAGACTCCCTCCATACCTGCGGGACCCCCCTCCAGCACACAGCCCATCCAGCTGAGCGACCTCCAGAGCATCCTGGCCACCATGAACGTGCCCGCCATGGCAGCAGAGGGACCGGGAG TGGACCTGGCGAGTGTGTTGACCCCTGATGTCATGGCTCCTATTCTGGCTAACCCTGAAGTGCAGCAGAGACTGCTGCCGTACCTGCCGTCAGGAGAATCGCTCCCACAGAGCGCGGACGAGATCCAGAACACGCTGACCTCTCCACAGTTCCAGCAG GCGATGAGTATGTTCAGTAGCGCTCTGGCCTCCGGTCAGCTCGGCCCTCTCATGAACCAGTTTGGTCTGCCCTCTGAAGCAGTGGACGCAGCTAATAAAGGAG ATGTGGAGGCGTTTGCTAAGGCCATGGAGGGCAGCGATACCAAGACCGATGATGGTGATTCCAAAGACAAGAAAGATGATGACGAGGACATGAGCTTGGATTAG
- the adrm1 gene encoding proteasomal ubiquitin receptor ADRM1 isoform X3: MSSGALFPSLVSGSRSSSSKYLVEFRAGKMTLKGSTVTPDKRKGSVYIQQTDDSLIHFCWKDRTSGNVEDDLIIFPDDCEFKRVSQCTTGRVYVLKFKAGSKRLFFWMQEPKTDKDEEYCRKVNEYLNNPPMPGALGSGGGGGHELSALGGGLQSLLGNMSHNQLMQLIGPTGLGGLGALAGPGLASLLGSGGPATSSSTSSSRSQSAAATPSSGSTARLSSTQAPTTPVTPAATSTGSPTVTPTTPAAQTPSIPAGPPSSTQPIQLSDLQSILATMNVPAMAAEGPGVDLASVLTPDVMAPILANPEVQQRLLPYLPSGESLPQSADEIQNTLTSPQFQQAMSMFSSALASGQLGPLMNQFGLPSEAVDAANKGDVEAFAKAMEGSDTKTDDGDSKDKKDDDEDMSLD; this comes from the exons ATGTCCTCTGGAGCTCTGTTCCCCAGCCTGGTGTCCGGCTCCCGCAGCTCGTCCAGTAAGTATCTGGTGGAGTTCAGGGCAGGTAAGATGACCCTGAAGGGCAGCACCGTGACCCCGGACAAGCGCAAGGGCTCCGTCTACATCCAGCAGACTGACGACTCGCTCATCCACTTCTGCTGGAAGGACAGGACCTCTGGGAATGTGGAGGAT GATCTGATCATATTCCCGGATGACTGTGAGTTCAAGCGGGTCAGTCAGTGCACTACAGGACGAGTGTATGTGCTGAAGTTCAAGGCCGGCTCTAAAAGGCTGTTCTTCTGGATGCAG GAGCCCAAAACAGATAAAGATGAGGAGTACTGTCGCAAAGTCAACGAGTACCTGAACAACCCGCCCATGCCAGGTGCTCTGGGCAGCGGAGGAGGCGGCGGTCATGAACTCTCTGCACTTGGTG GTGGCTTGCAGAGCCTCCTGGGTAATATGAGCCACAACCAACTCATGCAGCTGATTGGACCAACAGGTCTGGGTGGACTtg GCGCTCTAGCTGGTCCAGGTCTGGCCAGTTTGTTGGGCAGTGGAGGTCCTGCTACCAGCAGCTCAACCTCTAG CTCCCGCAGCCAATCGGCAGCAGCCACTCCCTCCTCTGGATCCACCGCGCGCCTTAGCTCCACCCAGGCACCCACCACGCCCGTAACCCCTGCTGCTACCTCCACCGGCTCGCCCACGGTGACCCCCACCACCCCTGCAGCCCAGACTCCCTCCATACCTGCGGGACCCCCCTCCAGCACACAGCCCATCCAGCTGAGCGACCTCCAGAGCATCCTGGCCACCATGAACGTGCCCGCCATGGCAGCAGAGGGACCGGGAG TGGACCTGGCGAGTGTGTTGACCCCTGATGTCATGGCTCCTATTCTGGCTAACCCTGAAGTGCAGCAGAGACTGCTGCCGTACCTGCCGTCAGGAGAATCGCTCCCACAGAGCGCGGACGAGATCCAGAACACGCTGACCTCTCCACAGTTCCAGCAG GCGATGAGTATGTTCAGTAGCGCTCTGGCCTCCGGTCAGCTCGGCCCTCTCATGAACCAGTTTGGTCTGCCCTCTGAAGCAGTGGACGCAGCTAATAAAGGAG ATGTGGAGGCGTTTGCTAAGGCCATGGAGGGCAGCGATACCAAGACCGATGATGGTGATTCCAAAGACAAGAAAGATGATGACGAGGACATGAGCTTGGATTAG
- the adrm1 gene encoding proteasomal ubiquitin receptor ADRM1 isoform X2, whose product MSSGALFPSLVSGSRSSSSKYLVEFRAGKMTLKGSTVTPDKRKGSVYIQQTDDSLIHFCWKDRTSGNVEDDLIIFPDDCEFKRVSQCTTGRVYVLKFKAGSKRLFFWMQEPKTDKDEEYCRKVNEYLNNPPMPGALGSGGGGGHELSALGEGGLQSLLGNMSHNQLMQLIGPTGLGGLGALAGPGLASLLGSGGPATSSSTSSSRSQSAAATPSSGSTARLSSTQAPTTPVTPAATSTGSPTVTPTTPAAQTPSIPAGPPSSTQPIQLSDLQSILATMNVPAMAAEGPGVDLASVLTPDVMAPILANPEVQQRLLPYLPSGESLPQSADEIQNTLTSPQFQQAMSMFSSALASGQLGPLMNQFGLPSEAVDAANKGDVEAFAKAMEGSDTKTDDGDSKDKKDDDEDMSLD is encoded by the exons ATGTCCTCTGGAGCTCTGTTCCCCAGCCTGGTGTCCGGCTCCCGCAGCTCGTCCAGTAAGTATCTGGTGGAGTTCAGGGCAGGTAAGATGACCCTGAAGGGCAGCACCGTGACCCCGGACAAGCGCAAGGGCTCCGTCTACATCCAGCAGACTGACGACTCGCTCATCCACTTCTGCTGGAAGGACAGGACCTCTGGGAATGTGGAGGAT GATCTGATCATATTCCCGGATGACTGTGAGTTCAAGCGGGTCAGTCAGTGCACTACAGGACGAGTGTATGTGCTGAAGTTCAAGGCCGGCTCTAAAAGGCTGTTCTTCTGGATGCAG GAGCCCAAAACAGATAAAGATGAGGAGTACTGTCGCAAAGTCAACGAGTACCTGAACAACCCGCCCATGCCAGGTGCTCTGGGCAGCGGAGGAGGCGGCGGTCATGAACTCTCTGCACTTGGTG AAGGTGGCTTGCAGAGCCTCCTGGGTAATATGAGCCACAACCAACTCATGCAGCTGATTGGACCAACAGGTCTGGGTGGACTtg GCGCTCTAGCTGGTCCAGGTCTGGCCAGTTTGTTGGGCAGTGGAGGTCCTGCTACCAGCAGCTCAACCTCTAG CTCCCGCAGCCAATCGGCAGCAGCCACTCCCTCCTCTGGATCCACCGCGCGCCTTAGCTCCACCCAGGCACCCACCACGCCCGTAACCCCTGCTGCTACCTCCACCGGCTCGCCCACGGTGACCCCCACCACCCCTGCAGCCCAGACTCCCTCCATACCTGCGGGACCCCCCTCCAGCACACAGCCCATCCAGCTGAGCGACCTCCAGAGCATCCTGGCCACCATGAACGTGCCCGCCATGGCAGCAGAGGGACCGGGAG TGGACCTGGCGAGTGTGTTGACCCCTGATGTCATGGCTCCTATTCTGGCTAACCCTGAAGTGCAGCAGAGACTGCTGCCGTACCTGCCGTCAGGAGAATCGCTCCCACAGAGCGCGGACGAGATCCAGAACACGCTGACCTCTCCACAGTTCCAGCAG GCGATGAGTATGTTCAGTAGCGCTCTGGCCTCCGGTCAGCTCGGCCCTCTCATGAACCAGTTTGGTCTGCCCTCTGAAGCAGTGGACGCAGCTAATAAAGGAG ATGTGGAGGCGTTTGCTAAGGCCATGGAGGGCAGCGATACCAAGACCGATGATGGTGATTCCAAAGACAAGAAAGATGATGACGAGGACATGAGCTTGGATTAG